Part of the Henckelia pumila isolate YLH828 chromosome 2, ASM3356847v2, whole genome shotgun sequence genome is shown below.
GAAAACTCTTCCGCCTTCCTCCACCGTCGCTCTTGTCAATCATTAAGCCATAGCATGAGACTAGTGGAAAATGGCATCTTGATGCCACATCCTAGAGTTGATCATCGATTTAGTGTATGCGATAACATAAACTACGTGCATAGAAAGTGTGACAGTTATGATCCATCTGTTCGATGGGATGGCTTCGATGATGATGAAAATGAGTTAGTTGATTTTCCTTGTGCACATGGCCATCCACCCGTCTCATACGGTGGTTCTGTTTCCATGGATGATGAAGACCGATGTTCTGGGAAATCGAGGTATCGTTTAGTTGCAAGCAAGCAAATGGTTGGGATTTTCCTCACAGTATGGATAAAGAGTGATCTTAAGGAAGCTGTTCAAAATCTCAAGGTATCTTGCGTTGGCAGAGGGCTGATGGGCTATCTTGGAAATAAGGTAAGATTCTGCATAATTTGAATTTACAATTCTAGAGCAAACTTGTGTGTATAATGAATCTTACGGTACTCAAATTTTCAGGGTTCAATTTCAATCAGTATGTCTTTGCACCAAACTAGCTTCTGCTTTGTTTGTAGTCATTTAACCTCCGGAGAGAAGGATGGGGACGAGCAACGTAGGAACTCTGATGTCATGGAAATTTTGAGGAAAACAAGGTTTCCACGCGTTCATAACAAGGAAGATGATAACACCCCTCAAACAATACTAGATCACGAGTATGTTGATCATCCACTTCTATTGACTCTCTTTAAGCATTTGACTCTGCTTCAAATGTATCTTTTCAAGAGATTTCTCAAgttaaatctcaaattttgtTATCTTCCAGTCAAATTATATGGCTTGGTGACTTGAACTACCGAATAGCTCTTTCATATCGATCAGCAAAGGCTCTAGTGGAAATGCGCAACTGGAGAGCTTTGTTGGAAAATGACCAGGCAAGCAAATAGATTTTCTCTCAAGAGCTTTTGTTTGTATGTTCAAATCCATGTCACAGTCAATTTATTATACTCTTTTCTTTGAAGCAGCTCCGGATGGAGCAGAGCCAGGGACGTGTTTTTCCGGGATGGAGCGAAGGGAGAATATATTTCCCTCCAACATACAAGTATTCAAATAATTCAGACAGATACGCTGGGGAGAACAGG
Proteins encoded:
- the LOC140880165 gene encoding type I inositol polyphosphate 5-phosphatase 4-like codes for the protein MIDGNSKKSKISWPKSLAKKWFNVKHKAEDFHADDIIDGAFSGVDEEQRSIFSERETFNIKMNKTVKSFKGNKIDLDASQITDLHNYRIFVATWNVGGKSPPNYLNLEEWLHTSPPADIYVLGFQEIVPLNAGNVLGTEDDGPARKWLSLVRKTLNSLPGRNDSCCTPSSVLYPITELDYDLEGLNRENSSAFLHRRSCQSLSHSMRLVENGILMPHPRVDHRFSVCDNINYVHRKCDSYDPSVRWDGFDDDENELVDFPCAHGHPPVSYGGSVSMDDEDRCSGKSRYRLVASKQMVGIFLTVWIKSDLKEAVQNLKVSCVGRGLMGYLGNKGSISISMSLHQTSFCFVCSHLTSGEKDGDEQRRNSDVMEILRKTRFPRVHNKEDDNTPQTILDHDQIIWLGDLNYRIALSYRSAKALVEMRNWRALLENDQLRMEQSQGRVFPGWSEGRIYFPPTYKYSNNSDRYAGENRHPREKRRTPAWCDRILWHGRGLQQLSYVRGESRFSDHRPVYSVFLAEVESINHSQIKKSTSHTSARIEVEELLPYTHGYEPYVQLSFM